A window from Lachnoanaerobaculum umeaense encodes these proteins:
- a CDS encoding cache domain-containing sensor histidine kinase translates to MDKKKFSIKSLSIKNLSIQSSIFMYFTVTAIIAIALISLIMFQRFTNSLNATIIEENSGIIGQLGESIDSYLRNSMKISDSIYYNVIKNTDISGEDIKKGMNLIYVNNDNMIDDIALISGKGELIESMPALRLKDNSNVLESNFFKKSMAESEYIHFSMPHIRDLFDQNESSYSWVMSLSRAVEVTDEGRATQAVLLINLNYMFFEEMFSNVNLGNGGYIYLTNDEGDIIWHPRQNEIYSGRFKENNKYVSTLKDGITVENIGGKQLTLNVRTIGYTGWKLVGVTPSAALNIDGIKFRFFVLFVADLFLFLLAMINAFISNKISNPIKLLDGRVREIESGNLNVEIVPSGSYEVEHLGNSIKNMLSRIKVLMSDLVDEHNAKRKSEFDTLQSQINPHFLYNTLDIIVWMIENEKPDKAVSIVTALAKFFRISLSKGKNIITVKDEVEHVRNYLMIQNMRFKNRFEYSIDVEDDILSYSSLKLMLQPLVENAIYHGMEFMDGDGKIEVRVFKENDSLYFTISDNGLGMSEDVVATLLSKDIIPSKKGSGIGVKNVNERIKLYFGNEYGLKVESEPDEGTKITIHLPAIVYGEKDEDR, encoded by the coding sequence ATGGATAAGAAAAAATTCAGTATAAAGAGCCTGAGTATAAAAAATCTGAGTATTCAAAGCTCTATTTTTATGTACTTTACTGTAACAGCTATTATTGCTATTGCACTTATAAGTCTCATAATGTTTCAAAGGTTTACCAACAGTTTGAATGCTACTATTATAGAGGAAAACTCAGGTATTATAGGTCAGTTGGGAGAGTCTATCGACTCTTATCTTAGAAATTCTATGAAGATATCAGATTCTATCTACTATAATGTTATTAAAAACACAGATATATCAGGTGAGGATATAAAAAAGGGAATGAATCTGATATATGTAAACAATGACAATATGATAGACGATATAGCTTTAATATCAGGAAAAGGTGAGCTTATAGAATCTATGCCTGCACTTAGACTGAAAGATAATAGTAATGTTTTGGAGAGCAACTTTTTTAAAAAGAGTATGGCAGAGAGTGAATATATTCATTTTTCCATGCCGCATATAAGAGATTTATTTGACCAAAATGAAAGCAGTTATTCTTGGGTTATGTCTCTTTCAAGAGCTGTAGAGGTAACAGATGAGGGTAGAGCCACACAGGCGGTATTACTTATAAATTTGAACTATATGTTTTTTGAAGAGATGTTTTCAAATGTAAATCTTGGAAATGGTGGATATATTTATTTGACAAATGATGAGGGTGATATAATATGGCACCCAAGACAAAATGAGATATATTCAGGTCGCTTTAAAGAAAATAATAAATATGTATCTACCTTAAAGGATGGCATAACTGTAGAAAATATTGGTGGGAAACAGCTTACTTTAAATGTTAGAACAATAGGATATACCGGTTGGAAACTTGTGGGTGTTACTCCAAGTGCCGCACTCAATATAGATGGAATTAAGTTTAGATTCTTTGTATTATTTGTGGCGGATTTATTCCTGTTTTTATTGGCAATGATAAATGCATTTATATCAAATAAGATATCAAACCCGATAAAACTTTTGGACGGTAGAGTAAGAGAGATAGAGAGCGGCAATCTGAATGTGGAGATAGTACCGAGTGGTTCCTATGAAGTGGAGCATCTTGGGAATTCAATTAAAAATATGCTAAGCAGAATAAAGGTTTTGATGTCTGATCTGGTAGACGAGCACAATGCTAAGAGAAAGAGCGAGTTTGATACTTTACAGTCTCAAATAAATCCACATTTTCTATATAATACTTTGGACATTATTGTATGGATGATTGAAAATGAGAAGCCGGATAAGGCAGTCAGTATTGTAACTGCACTGGCAAAATTCTTTAGAATTTCACTAAGTAAAGGAAAGAATATAATAACTGTAAAAGATGAAGTGGAGCATGTAAGGAACTATCTGATGATACAGAATATGCGTTTTAAGAACAGATTTGAATACAGCATAGATGTGGAGGATGACATTTTATCCTATTCTTCTTTAAAACTTATGCTACAGCCTTTGGTAGAAAATGCTATATATCATGGCATGGAGTTTATGGATGGAGATGGTAAGATAGAGGTAAGAGTCTTTAAGGAAAATGACAGCCTGTATTTTACAATAAGTGACAATGGTCTGGGTATGAGTGAAGATGTTGTTGCTACATTGCTAAGCAAGGATATTATACCAAGCAAAAAAGGTTCAGGTATAGGAGTGAAAAATGTAAATGAAAGAATAAAACTATATTTTGGAAATGAGTATGGCCTTAAGGTAGAGTCAGAGCCTGATGAAGGTACAAAGATCACTATTCATTTACCGGCTATAGTTTATGGAGAGAAAGATGAAGATAGATAA
- a CDS encoding response regulator: protein MKELYKILLVDDEEEVRKSIIKKINWEEEGFLVVGDAENGVEALEKIENLNPDLVFTDIRMPYMDGLELINEINERYPLIKSIIFSGFDDFDYAKEAIRMGVIEYVLKPVSAIELTEILRKVHKTMDEELNKKRDIERLKRGYQASLPILREQFLNGLIHGSLGKSEIEYALTEYEINLKNASKYMVAAVHIDDMDSHIMAKELIPISVKVNLLGNLENKVQVEIFSVYSETSIVILIGLPEKMSKNYIMSILSEAIKDANRAIGVNLTIGLGISVNDITGLHTSYTLAKEALGYRGIVGNGEVIYIKDMEPVKSDKLKFEDIEAKEYINILKFGSDESIIEYAEKIFSKLKESKVHSSQYQSYMINVINVIINLAQDYGLELSVLTKTATDYIDLLDKIKDTGGFREWLMEASINIAHRIREDRVVTSKKVLEEAKIYIEENFADMELSLEKLCKHLHVSVARFSTNFKKDMGISYVNFLTNVRLQKAVELLKTTDEKTYMIAEMVGYADQNYFSYVFKKKYGVSPSKYRQQG, encoded by the coding sequence ATGAAAGAGCTTTATAAAATATTGTTGGTGGATGATGAAGAAGAGGTCAGAAAGAGTATTATAAAAAAAATAAACTGGGAAGAAGAGGGATTCTTAGTAGTAGGTGATGCTGAAAATGGTGTAGAGGCATTGGAGAAGATAGAGAATCTAAATCCGGATCTTGTCTTTACAGATATCAGAATGCCGTATATGGATGGACTGGAGTTGATAAATGAAATCAATGAAAGATATCCACTGATAAAGTCTATTATTTTCTCAGGATTTGATGATTTTGACTATGCAAAAGAAGCTATAAGGATGGGAGTTATAGAATATGTTCTAAAGCCGGTATCTGCAATAGAGCTTACTGAAATACTAAGAAAAGTCCACAAAACTATGGATGAGGAGCTTAATAAAAAGAGAGATATTGAAAGACTTAAAAGAGGTTATCAAGCCAGCCTTCCAATACTTAGAGAACAGTTTTTAAACGGACTCATACATGGAAGTCTTGGCAAATCTGAGATAGAGTATGCCCTGACAGAGTATGAAATAAACCTAAAAAATGCAAGTAAATATATGGTGGCAGCTGTACATATAGATGATATGGATAGCCATATAATGGCTAAGGAACTTATACCTATATCTGTGAAGGTCAACCTGCTTGGAAATCTTGAGAATAAAGTACAAGTAGAAATTTTTTCAGTATATTCAGAAACCAGTATAGTTATCCTTATTGGATTGCCTGAGAAAATGTCAAAGAACTATATAATGTCTATACTTTCAGAAGCGATAAAGGATGCTAACAGGGCCATAGGGGTGAATTTGACAATAGGTCTTGGTATAAGTGTAAATGATATTACCGGGCTTCATACATCATATACTTTGGCAAAAGAGGCACTGGGTTATAGAGGTATTGTCGGCAATGGTGAAGTTATCTACATAAAGGATATGGAGCCGGTCAAGTCAGATAAGCTTAAGTTTGAAGATATAGAGGCAAAGGAATATATTAATATATTAAAGTTTGGAAGTGATGAAAGTATAATAGAATATGCTGAAAAGATCTTTTCAAAATTGAAGGAGTCAAAAGTACACTCCAGCCAATATCAGTCATATATGATAAATGTAATAAATGTTATTATTAATTTGGCACAAGACTACGGACTGGAACTCTCAGTCTTAACAAAGACTGCTACAGATTATATAGATCTTTTGGATAAGATAAAGGATACCGGAGGCTTTAGAGAGTGGCTAATGGAGGCCAGCATAAATATTGCACATAGGATAAGAGAGGATCGTGTAGTTACCTCAAAGAAGGTACTTGAAGAGGCAAAGATTTATATTGAAGAAAACTTTGCGGACATGGAGCTTTCCTTGGAGAAACTTTGCAAACATTTGCATGTTTCTGTAGCAAGATTTTCCACAAACTTTAAAAAAGATATGGGTATATCATATGTAAACTTCCTTACAAATGTGAGACTACAAAAGGCAGTTGAGCTTTTAAAGACTACTGATGAAAAGACATATATGATAGCGGAGATGGTTGGATATGCAGATCAGAACTACTTTAGTTATGTTTTTAAGAAAAAATACGGAGTTTCACCGTCCAAATATCGTCAGCAGGGATAA
- the dtd gene encoding D-aminoacyl-tRNA deacylase — protein MKLVIQRVNYANVKIDGEEVGKIKKGLLVLVGVAAEDDEKIVEKYFNKLIKLRIFEDENGKTNLSLKDVGGELLLVSQFTLLANCKEGNRPSFIGAGSPDEAKRLYEYMVELGKKSDIHTESGVFGADMKVSLENDGPFTIVLEL, from the coding sequence ATGAAGCTTGTTATACAAAGGGTAAATTATGCCAATGTAAAGATAGATGGAGAAGAAGTAGGAAAGATAAAAAAAGGGCTTTTGGTTTTAGTAGGTGTAGCCGCAGAGGATGATGAAAAGATAGTAGAAAAATATTTTAATAAACTTATAAAGCTTAGAATATTTGAAGATGAAAATGGAAAAACCAATTTGTCATTAAAAGATGTAGGTGGTGAGCTTTTATTGGTGTCACAGTTTACATTACTTGCAAATTGTAAGGAAGGAAATAGACCAAGTTTCATAGGAGCAGGTTCACCGGATGAGGCAAAGAGATTATATGAATATATGGTAGAACTGGGCAAAAAGTCAGATATACATACCGAATCTGGAGTATTTGGTGCAGATATGAAAGTAAGTCTTGAAAATGACGGACCTTTTACTATAGTATTGGAACTCTAA